One genomic window of Cellulophaga sp. Hel_I_12 includes the following:
- a CDS encoding toxin-antitoxin system YwqK family antitoxin, which yields MKIISLFIALMFTAALSAQEAKPTFTKDGDKVIATYFHENGEIAQTGEFLKGKLHGEWNMFDEAGNKIASGEYFSGKKTGKWFFWKGEERKEVDFEDSRIVSVTKYDAKGAVVVN from the coding sequence ATGAAAATTATATCCTTATTTATAGCATTAATGTTCACTGCGGCATTGTCAGCACAGGAAGCAAAGCCAACTTTTACAAAGGATGGCGATAAAGTAATAGCAACCTATTTCCATGAAAATGGAGAAATTGCTCAAACAGGAGAGTTCCTAAAAGGAAAACTTCACGGAGAGTGGAATATGTTCGATGAAGCTGGAAATAAAATAGCCTCGGGAGAATACTTCAGTGGAAAGAAAACTGGAAAATGGTTTTTTTGGAAAGGTGAGGAACGTAAAGAAGTAGATTTTGAAGACAGTAGAATTGTGAGCGTAACTAAATATGATGCCAAAGGCGCTGTAGTGGTTAACTAA
- a CDS encoding efflux RND transporter permease subunit — MTKKKKQVDKEFGFSSWAINNKTTMYVLILVIFYLGVAAFFDMPRENFPEVNETKIYVSSVFPGNTAEDIEKLIIDPLEDKLKTVSNVIEITSTSQEDYGMVVVEFDEKITVEQAKQKVKDEIDTETSSEDWPTFNGAKVEPDVFELSLSEEMPILNINLTGDYPIEKLKEFGEYLQDEIENLLEIKKVDIRGAQEKEVEVAVDIYKMMASEVTFNDIIGAINNGNMTMSAGNLIASGQRRTIRILGEIESPSDLENFVVKAENGNAIYLKDIANIAFKEEEKTTYARESGAPVVMLDVKKRAGKNMVAAVEQIRVIVDKAVKDVFPPDLKVTITNDQSSVTIGQVDDLVNNIIFGVILVVTVLMFFLGFKNAIFVGFAIPMSMFMSLMILELLGQSLNTMVLFGLIMGLGMLVDNGIVVVENVYRLMEDEGMSRYEAAKKGIGEIAFPIIISTATTVAAFIPLGLWPGIMGEFMMILPITLSVVLGSSLFVAIFFNSVLVSQYMTIEDKAMPLKTIIRNTTIMASIGIVVFIFGGAYRGLGTLMVITALLLWAYRLFLRSWANNFQTKTLVKLENWYERQLRSALSGWRPYALTIGTFLLLILSFVAFGISVDSQRTKIEFFPDNKPNQIIVYIEYPQGTDIEKTNTITKEIEKRVYKVINDDEYTDGDYNFLVESAVSQVGEGAGNPQTDGGSAAEMPHKAKITASMREYKYRRGEDSEFLRQKVQTALVGIYPGVLISVEKDANGPPAGAPINIEIQGDNYDELIRTAEKMREFINTKNIAGIDELKIDVNKDKPTMRVEIDRKKAGELGISAAQVGQQLRNSIFGAKAGVYKEDGDDFDIYVRFNEANRFNTSALFNQNITFRDNTGKLKDIPLSTVVTHTNNSGFSAIKHKATQRVVTVYSALSPGFTDAGAIVAQIQNEMKSYEDLPDNIKIDYTGQIEEQNKQMAFLVGAFFTGLGLIFFILIFQFNSVSKPAIIMIAIFLSFIGVFGGLVISGSAFVIMMTMVGIISLAGIVVNNGVVLLDYAQLVIDRKKNTLDLDESDYLEENDLFESIVIAGKARLRPVLLTAITTILGLIPLAIGLNINFFTLFADFDANIYMGGDNVVFWGPLAWTVIYGLLIATFLTLILVPVLFFLIMKFKMWLKAKANAENINKELHPLEV, encoded by the coding sequence ATGACTAAGAAAAAGAAACAAGTCGATAAAGAATTTGGTTTTTCATCATGGGCTATTAACAATAAAACGACCATGTATGTGCTTATTTTGGTGATTTTTTATTTAGGTGTTGCCGCATTTTTCGATATGCCCAGAGAGAATTTTCCAGAAGTAAACGAAACGAAAATTTATGTAAGCTCTGTATTCCCTGGGAATACGGCAGAAGATATTGAAAAACTCATTATTGATCCTTTAGAAGACAAATTAAAAACGGTCAGTAATGTTATCGAAATAACGTCTACTTCTCAAGAAGATTATGGAATGGTAGTGGTTGAGTTTGATGAAAAAATCACTGTTGAACAAGCCAAACAAAAAGTAAAAGACGAGATTGATACAGAGACTTCAAGTGAAGACTGGCCCACTTTTAACGGCGCCAAAGTAGAACCTGATGTTTTTGAATTGAGTTTATCGGAAGAAATGCCGATTCTGAATATCAACTTAACCGGAGATTATCCTATTGAAAAATTAAAAGAATTTGGAGAATATTTACAGGATGAAATAGAAAATCTATTAGAAATAAAGAAAGTAGATATTCGTGGTGCTCAAGAAAAAGAAGTAGAAGTTGCTGTTGACATTTATAAAATGATGGCTTCTGAGGTTACTTTTAACGATATTATAGGTGCTATTAATAATGGCAACATGACCATGTCTGCAGGTAATTTAATTGCCAGTGGACAAAGGCGAACCATACGAATTCTTGGGGAAATTGAAAGTCCGTCTGATCTTGAAAATTTCGTGGTAAAAGCAGAAAACGGTAATGCTATTTATTTAAAAGATATTGCTAATATCGCTTTTAAAGAAGAGGAAAAAACTACCTACGCCCGTGAATCTGGAGCTCCTGTTGTAATGCTCGATGTTAAAAAACGTGCAGGAAAAAACATGGTAGCGGCCGTAGAACAAATTCGTGTTATCGTTGATAAAGCTGTCAAAGATGTATTTCCACCAGACTTAAAAGTTACAATTACCAACGACCAATCATCTGTTACCATTGGCCAAGTTGATGATTTGGTCAACAATATCATCTTTGGAGTAATTTTGGTAGTGACCGTTTTAATGTTCTTTTTAGGCTTTAAAAATGCCATCTTCGTTGGTTTTGCTATTCCAATGTCAATGTTTATGTCCTTAATGATTTTAGAGCTTTTAGGACAAAGTTTAAATACCATGGTGCTTTTCGGACTCATTATGGGCCTTGGAATGCTGGTAGATAATGGTATTGTGGTGGTTGAAAACGTCTACCGCCTTATGGAGGATGAAGGCATGAGCCGTTATGAAGCGGCCAAAAAAGGAATTGGTGAAATAGCTTTTCCTATCATTATATCAACTGCGACTACCGTTGCAGCCTTTATTCCTTTAGGCTTATGGCCAGGTATTATGGGCGAGTTTATGATGATTTTACCCATTACCCTTTCTGTTGTTTTGGGCTCATCACTATTTGTGGCTATCTTTTTTAACTCGGTTTTGGTATCTCAATACATGACTATAGAAGACAAAGCCATGCCTTTAAAAACTATTATTAGAAATACCACTATCATGGCAAGTATTGGTATTGTAGTTTTTATTTTTGGCGGTGCCTATAGAGGTTTGGGTACTTTAATGGTTATTACGGCTTTATTGTTATGGGCCTACCGCTTATTCTTACGTAGTTGGGCTAATAATTTCCAAACAAAAACCTTAGTAAAACTCGAAAATTGGTATGAGCGTCAATTGCGAAGTGCCTTATCAGGTTGGAGACCCTACGCTTTAACTATTGGTACTTTTTTATTGCTAATTTTATCTTTTGTTGCTTTTGGTATATCAGTAGATTCTCAAAGAACTAAAATAGAGTTTTTTCCAGATAACAAACCCAATCAAATTATCGTCTATATTGAATATCCACAAGGAACGGATATTGAAAAAACAAATACAATTACTAAAGAAATTGAAAAACGTGTTTATAAGGTTATCAATGATGACGAGTATACCGACGGTGATTATAACTTTTTAGTAGAAAGTGCCGTATCGCAAGTAGGAGAAGGTGCTGGTAACCCACAAACCGATGGCGGTTCTGCTGCCGAAATGCCACACAAAGCAAAAATAACAGCTTCGATGCGAGAGTACAAATACCGACGTGGAGAAGATAGTGAGTTTTTACGTCAAAAAGTACAAACCGCACTTGTGGGTATTTATCCTGGTGTTTTAATTTCTGTTGAAAAAGATGCGAACGGGCCGCCGGCTGGTGCTCCCATTAATATCGAAATTCAAGGTGATAATTATGATGAATTGATTAGAACAGCTGAAAAAATGCGCGAATTTATCAATACTAAAAATATAGCTGGTATTGATGAATTAAAAATCGATGTCAATAAAGATAAACCCACCATGCGTGTGGAAATTGATAGAAAAAAAGCAGGAGAATTGGGTATTAGTGCTGCGCAAGTTGGGCAACAACTACGTAACTCTATCTTTGGAGCTAAAGCTGGTGTATATAAGGAAGACGGTGATGATTTTGATATTTATGTGCGTTTTAATGAGGCGAATCGCTTTAATACCAGCGCCTTATTTAATCAGAACATTACGTTTAGAGACAATACCGGAAAATTAAAAGATATTCCTTTATCTACTGTCGTTACCCATACAAATAATTCTGGTTTTAGTGCCATTAAGCACAAAGCAACGCAGCGTGTGGTTACCGTATATTCGGCTTTATCGCCCGGTTTTACGGATGCTGGCGCCATTGTAGCTCAAATCCAGAACGAAATGAAAAGCTATGAAGACTTACCTGATAATATAAAAATAGATTATACCGGTCAAATTGAAGAGCAAAACAAGCAAATGGCTTTTTTAGTAGGTGCCTTTTTTACAGGCTTAGGATTAATCTTCTTTATATTGATTTTCCAGTTTAATTCCGTTTCAAAACCTGCAATAATTATGATTGCCATCTTTTTAAGCTTTATTGGTGTATTTGGTGGTTTGGTGATTTCTGGTAGCGCTTTTGTTATTATGATGACGATGGTAGGGATTATATCACTTGCTGGTATTGTCGTTAATAATGGGGTGGTACTTTTAGATTACGCCCAGCTAGTGATCGATAGAAAAAAGAACACCTTAGATCTAGACGAATCTGATTATTTGGAGGAAAATGATTTATTCGAAAGTATCGTTATTGCTGGTAAAGCACGTTTACGTCCTGTATTACTAACGGCGATCACTACTATTTTAGGCTTAATACCCCTAGCCATTGGTTTAAACATTAACTTTTTTACGCTATTTGCTGATTTTGATGCTAATATTTACATGGGTGGTGATAATGTGGTGTTTTGGGGACCATTAGCTTGGACCGTTATTTACGGTTTACTCATTGCTACCTTTTTAACCTTAATTCTCGTGCCCGTTTTATTCTTTTTAATCATGAAGTTTAAGATGTGGTTAAAAGCAAAGGCGAATGCAGAAAATATAAATAAAGAATTGCATCCTTTAGAGGTTTAA
- the aspS gene encoding aspartate--tRNA ligase, with protein MYRSHTCGDLTTAQISEEVTLSGWVQGIRDKGFMIYIDLRDRYGITQLYFDAENTPKNILEKAQSLGREFVIQVKGTVVERASKNPNIPTGAIEILVTALTVLNKALVPPFTIEDKTDGGEDIRMKYRYLDIRRNPVKNNLMFRHKVTMEVRKFLSDQGFIEVETPYLIKSTPEGARDFVVPSRMNEGQFYALPQSPQTFKQLLMVGGMDKYFQIVKCFRDEDLRADRQPEFTQIDCEMAFVEQEDILTVFENLTKHLLKEIKGISVDAFPRMTYDDAMRTYGNDKPDIRFGMAFGELNSLAQHKDFGIFNEAELVVGIAVPNGAAYTRKEIDALVDWVRRPQVGAKGMVYARYNEDGTFKSSVDKFYNQDDLANWAKATNAKPGDLICVLSGETNKTRTQLSALRMELATRLGLRDPEVFAPLWVVDFPLLELDEETGHYHAMHHPFTSPKPGQLELLDTDPGAVKANAYDLVLNGNEIGGGSIRIHDKEMQATMFKHLGFSPEEAKAQFGFLMDAFQYGAPPHGGLAFGLDRLVAILGGQETIRDFIAFPKNNSGRDVMIDAPAFIDDAQLKELHLKLALKA; from the coding sequence ATGTACAGAAGTCATACCTGTGGCGATTTAACAACAGCACAAATAAGTGAAGAAGTTACCCTTTCTGGCTGGGTACAAGGCATCAGAGATAAAGGTTTTATGATTTATATCGATTTAAGAGATCGGTATGGAATTACGCAATTGTATTTTGACGCTGAAAACACCCCAAAAAACATCCTAGAAAAAGCGCAAAGTTTGGGACGTGAGTTTGTCATTCAAGTAAAAGGAACTGTGGTGGAACGTGCTTCAAAAAACCCAAATATCCCTACAGGAGCTATTGAAATTTTGGTCACTGCCCTTACAGTTTTAAATAAGGCCTTAGTGCCCCCTTTTACCATTGAAGATAAAACCGATGGTGGCGAAGATATCCGAATGAAATATCGCTATTTAGATATTCGTAGAAATCCAGTAAAAAACAACTTGATGTTCAGACATAAAGTTACCATGGAAGTGCGTAAGTTTTTATCTGATCAAGGTTTTATAGAAGTAGAAACGCCCTATTTAATAAAATCTACACCTGAAGGCGCCCGAGATTTTGTGGTGCCTAGCCGTATGAACGAAGGTCAGTTTTATGCCCTTCCCCAATCCCCACAAACCTTTAAACAATTGTTAATGGTGGGCGGCATGGATAAGTATTTTCAAATTGTAAAATGTTTTAGAGACGAAGATTTACGTGCCGATAGACAGCCAGAATTTACTCAAATAGATTGTGAAATGGCCTTCGTGGAGCAAGAAGATATTTTAACAGTATTTGAAAACTTAACCAAACATCTATTAAAAGAAATTAAAGGTATTTCGGTTGATGCTTTTCCAAGAATGACCTATGACGATGCCATGCGTACCTATGGCAACGACAAACCAGATATTCGTTTTGGTATGGCGTTTGGCGAATTAAATAGCCTTGCTCAACATAAAGATTTTGGTATTTTTAATGAAGCGGAATTGGTGGTTGGTATTGCTGTTCCTAATGGAGCTGCATACACAAGAAAAGAAATAGATGCCTTAGTAGATTGGGTAAGAAGACCGCAAGTGGGTGCTAAAGGTATGGTATACGCGCGCTACAATGAAGATGGCACGTTTAAATCATCTGTAGATAAATTTTACAATCAAGACGATTTAGCCAATTGGGCAAAAGCAACAAATGCCAAACCCGGCGATTTAATTTGTGTTTTGTCTGGCGAAACAAACAAAACAAGAACACAATTAAGTGCCCTTCGAATGGAGCTAGCTACACGCTTGGGTTTGCGAGATCCAGAAGTATTTGCACCACTTTGGGTGGTTGATTTTCCGTTGTTAGAACTAGATGAAGAAACAGGTCATTACCACGCCATGCACCATCCATTTACCTCTCCAAAACCGGGACAATTAGAATTACTAGATACTGACCCAGGAGCGGTAAAAGCAAATGCCTATGATTTGGTGTTAAATGGCAATGAAATTGGTGGTGGCTCTATTCGGATTCACGACAAAGAAATGCAGGCAACCATGTTCAAGCATTTAGGATTTTCCCCTGAAGAAGCTAAAGCTCAATTTGGTTTCTTGATGGATGCTTTTCAATATGGAGCGCCACCACACGGCGGTTTAGCTTTTGGCTTGGATAGGTTGGTTGCTATTTTAGGAGGGCAAGAAACCATTAGAGATTTTATAGCCTTTCCTAAAAATAATAGCGGTAGAGATGTGATGATCGATGCCCCTGCTTTTATTGATGATGCCCAATTAAAAGAATTACATCTTAAATTAGCATTAAAAGCGTAA